From the genome of Phoenix dactylifera cultivar Barhee BC4 chromosome 5, palm_55x_up_171113_PBpolish2nd_filt_p, whole genome shotgun sequence:
TCCTACTTTCAAGAAAGGTAATCTAGATCAGCTGTTTGCTGATTGGTACAAAACTAGCAGCATAGCCTTCAAAGAACCAAGCTGGTAGCCAACTCAGAAATTTaacaggatctcacccaaaaaaaattaattaaaaaatattatttggattacTTAATCCTATATAACTATCAAGATCTACCAAGTGTATATTCGATGTAGAACTAAACACAAGCATAATTTCTCGCATACTCTTCTCATTTAAGCTTTAGCATTTTCGCTAAGcaaagagttcaaatccattcaaatccaatTATAACTAATACAAATTCAATCACAAACATCACAATCAGCCAGTTTAAGTGGGCTCGTGGTACAGTGTTCTCTAGTCTATATGGGCTGTAGGCtggatccgctctgatatcaCTGATAACAACTTAGGACCTCATCCATAAAACTAGCCAAAAGatgttatttggatttttttttttataatatccaaAATCTACATGCGGAACTAAATCTATGCTTGCATGAATACTCACAGAAAACATCCCGATTCTCTTTTTTCAGCTGATGTCATCATGCTTCCGTTGTATATTCCTCCAATAATCCGTCGTCTCCTTGTAAATGTCTATTCCTCCCTTTacacttaaaaaaaaactctcgaGAGTGTATCCCATCTTTCACATCAGTGGAGGATTTCGGGCTTATGTTTTCCTGTCCAGGATTTGGAGCTGATTTGAATGCGGGATCTATTGGTGACTCAAACTACAGCGGAGCATGCGCATGTGGTTCGCCAGGCCCATCGCTCGCTCAATCGACATCGGAGTCTTGGACGACGCCATCTTAGGATAGCCTGATTTGAGCTTATATAAGGACCCGAGTGGGATCCGAGCCTAACCAGGCGTGACAATTTGCAAGCCCACGACTTCGGCCCCCAACTCACGGCCAGCACAGAATACGGGACCGTACTCTTCGCaatgcaataaaaaaataaataaaatttaaattccaaaaaatctaattttgtaGAACACATTAACAGTTGTTCTTTTGCACataaaaatacaaaattatgatagaaataaTCATGAAAGCCAGCACAATTATATTATTGTTAACTAAACATTAACCCGAGAACTTTATCTGGGGGATTTTGTAAAatcattctttttattttaattttgagaAAAAGGTCGCTTGTATTtaatgcaaatatatatatatatatatatatatatattaaagacTTTGCTGGATCATTATTCTGGTGCCCTCATACGACTGCACAAGTTATCACAAGCAATTCCTAGTACTGATGATGAGTGCATAGATAATATACATTGATGCACATGTAAAATTTTTCTGCCGGAGTCATGACAACAAGGACGCGATAGTCTAATAAaggccagaaaaaaaaaataagtaacaaaaaaataaagctgGCCCATTTTATGAAAATGAAAACAGAGTGGATTTTCTTGCAAGATCGTCATTTAACTTCAGATATTATTTTTCAAGGACGCCTCGTCAACAACAAAAAGGGGGATACCAGAGTCATCTAGAACACCTTGCGTTGGCACCATCTTTGTTTACTTACGACATTTTCCTCTTCAACTTCATGAACATTAATGCTGCTGCTACGTAAAACATATCATACACTTGGTCAACATATCGGAAATATGCAATCCTCCAATTCTTCTTAAATATTAGGATACCAAATACTGCCCAGAATCCGACGACGAGGCCAAGTACTGCTCCAATGTAAAACCACAGCATTTCAGTGATACTGTCGTCAGCACTATCGTTGCCACGGGGGGAGACCGGAGCCTGAGATGTTTCCTCCCCTGGACACTTTTTCGCCAATGGAAATCCGCATAGATTATCATTGCCGATATAAATAGTGGGGTCATCAAGTGTTTGAAGTTGATTGCCTGATGGAATTCTACCTGATAACTTGTTGTCTGACAAGTTCAAATGACTTAAAGAGCTCAACATAGGCATGCTCGAAGGAATTGTACCAGATAGTCTGTTCTTCGATAAGTCAAGAGATTCTAAAGACTTCAGATTGCCGATCTTTTCAGGGATTTTCCCTGTAAATTGGTTGTGGGATAAGTTCAAGCCCTGTAATTGAACAAGATCTGTCAGCCCCGCAGGAATCTCTCCACTTAGTTTATTGTCTGAGAAGTCTATAAACGCGACCAAGGTAAGAATTTTTTCGTACTGGAGGTCTCTCCCCTTAACATCCAGCAGCAAGCTCTCTTGATGGCTGAAAATATCATACTCACCTGCTACTGTATACACAACAGAGAAAGTGCTCTCTATGACATTGATAGTTGGCTCTTGTTTCGTGATCATGGCACTGAGATTGCCGACAGATGGAGGTATAGGTCCTGATAGACCATTGTCGGCAAGGTCGAGGATCTGGAGAGTAGACAGACGCATCAGCTGCGGAGGTATGCGACCGGAGAACATATTTGAGTGCAAGCGAAGAAACATCAAAGATGAGAGGTCATCTCCAATCCATGCTGGAATACGCCCGGAGAGCATATTTTCGCCGAGGTCGATTAAAATCAAAGAGCTGCAGTTCCTCAAGGCCAAAGGGATCTCCCCAGAGAGGTTATTGTGGTTTAAGTGAAGCGTTTCGAGAAATCGAAGATGGCCAATCGAATTGGGAATCTTTCCCGAAAGATTATTATTCGCCAGATTCAAGGTCGCTAATTTCGTGAAAGAACTTTCATCTTGGCATGCAGGGAGACCCCCCGTGATAAAATTGTTTGAAAGATCAAGGGCACCTGAAATAGTGGAATTGCAAAGTGATGAGGGAATGGTACCATGAAGAAGATTGCTAGAAAGCAGTAAGCTCGTCAATTGAGGCATTGCTTCCATGTAGCTTGGGGGGATGGTTCCTGAAAATAAATTGTAGGAGAGATCCAGGTACTCCATCTCGGCAGAAAAACCAGGCAGCGGGCCTTCGAACTGATTGGAACTCAGGCTCACCAAGTAGGCACTGGAAAATTTGAAAAACTTTGGCAGCCTTCCAGTGATTATATTGTATGAAAGGTctaacaaagaaatattagagGCTAGATTCCAAAACCAGCCTGGGACGCTGCCGACGATCCCCGTATGAGACAAGCCTATCTCCGAGAGGTTTTTCTGGGTTCGAAGCCATGGGGGGATATCAGGCCCCAGTTGGCATGAACCCAGACCAAGGATTTGGAGCTGAAAAGGAGGAATCCAGAGAGAGGAGAGATTCAAAACCAGAGAATTGGAGGTCAGACTCAGCGCCGTCAGTCTCCCGAGGTGGCCGAAATGACCTTCGAATACCACACCGCTGAAGGAGTTGAAGGACAAGTCCAAAGATTCTAGCCTTGAGAGCCGCCCGATCTCTTTGGGTATGGTACCACTCATGCTGTTGTGGGCCAGA
Proteins encoded in this window:
- the LOC103716884 gene encoding receptor-like protein EIX2, which encodes MGRTTTAVFILHLILLYVLPFAAATQLALAAERHHKPGCSKRERDALLSFKQRLADPANLLSSWHGDDCCSWRGVGCDARTGHVVLLDLGPSICYGDSLPSLSGDVDPSLANLTHLIHLDLSLNSVNLERFLPSIGSLTHLVYLNLSDAINSPGKLPPQLGNLSSLRYLDLSSSDDLEIDNLQWLSGLSSLQLLDLSEISLDKVADWLTSINMVPTLAVLRLAGCDLPGKRTSISHNNLTSLASLDLSDNGFHSVLPDWLFNMTSLEFLDLHSNSFHGPIPASLGNMTSLEALYMDDNELQGEIPAALGNICSLRTLDLSVNNITGGISELLEGWSRCGTAGLEELDLKYNNLSGGLPPRIAQLTRLRKFSLAHNSMSGTIPKEIGRLSRLESLDLSFNSFSGVVFEGHFGHLGRLTALSLTSNSLVLNLSSLWIPPFQLQILGLGSCQLGPDIPPWLRTQKNLSEIGLSHTGIVGSVPGWFWNLASNISLLDLSYNIITGRLPKFFKFSSAYLVSLSSNQFEGPLPGFSAEMEYLDLSYNLFSGTIPPSYMEAMPQLTSLLLSSNLLHGTIPSSLCNSTISGALDLSNNFITGGLPACQDESSFTKLATLNLANNNLSGKIPNSIGHLRFLETLHLNHNNLSGEIPLALRNCSSLILIDLGENMLSGRIPAWIGDDLSSLMFLRLHSNMFSGRIPPQLMRLSTLQILDLADNGLSGPIPPSVGNLSAMITKQEPTINVIESTFSVVYTVAGEYDIFSHQESLLLDVKGRDLQYEKILTLVAFIDFSDNKLSGEIPAGLTDLVQLQGLNLSHNQFTGKIPEKIGNLKSLESLDLSKNRLSGTIPSSMPMLSSLSHLNLSDNKLSGRIPSGNQLQTLDDPTIYIGNDNLCGFPLAKKCPGEETSQAPVSPRGNDSADDSITEMLWFYIGAVLGLVVGFWAVFGILIFKKNWRIAYFRYVDQVYDMFYVAAALMFMKLKRKMS